One segment of Rhodothermus bifroesti DNA contains the following:
- a CDS encoding outer membrane protein — MPYRILSLLFLGALGALSVRAQVPSPVTFELGPRVGYDIGGDVEEFFIGADARLGVIALPIDFQATFDYYFMEENTTFWQLSLNALLSFGPGILFTPYVGGGIGISRTSISVDIPGFDSVSDTDTGLNLVGGVRFGVGPLRPFVQAQVTMLGDVELVTLSGGLLFKFGP, encoded by the coding sequence ATGCCATACCGTATCCTGTCCTTATTGTTTTTAGGCGCCCTTGGAGCGCTGTCTGTTCGAGCTCAGGTACCTTCGCCAGTTACCTTCGAGCTGGGTCCACGCGTGGGCTATGATATCGGTGGAGACGTAGAAGAATTTTTTATAGGAGCAGACGCTCGTCTGGGTGTGATTGCCCTGCCCATCGATTTTCAGGCCACGTTTGATTATTACTTCATGGAAGAGAATACCACGTTTTGGCAGCTAAGTCTTAATGCCTTGCTGAGTTTTGGTCCGGGCATTTTGTTTACTCCCTATGTGGGCGGAGGCATTGGCATTTCCAGAACTTCGATAAGTGTAGACATCCCAGGGTTTGATAGTGTTAGCGACACCGACACTGGCCTAAACCTTGTAGGTGGGGTGCGCTTTGGGGTAGGGCCGCTTCGACCCTTTGTGCAGGCGCAAGTAACCATGCTGGGAGATGTGGAGCTTGTAACCCTAAGCGGGGGGCTGCTTTTCAAGTTTGGCCCTTGA
- the ftsZ gene encoding cell division protein FtsZ → MENSISSRFAFDDSVPSEAKICVVGIGGGGGNAINNMLERGIRGVDFIAINTDAQALAANQAPIKIQVGRNLTKGLGAGARPAVGAQAVEESRDEIEQALKGYDMVFITAGMGGGTGTGGAPVVAAITRKLGILTVAVVTKPFECEGAKRMKAALDGIALLKENVDTLIVIPNERLLDISDEKTTLLEAFAKADEVLYNAVRGISDLITTHGLINLDFADVKTTMQNGGTAIMGSAVASGENRAEKAAIAAISSPLLDGLSISGARNVLVNITAGPSLGIHEATKAVRIIQQEAGEDVEVIFGTVIDHSMGDELRVTVIATGFDRERRTETVGRRRTVPLEPEEPYVNYKGEENLKRLDTPAFERRTLPPMTDTERPGNIRRLHADELKERSRKDGMDTPAFLRKMMD, encoded by the coding sequence ATGGAAAACTCTATTAGCTCACGCTTCGCTTTTGACGATTCGGTACCCAGCGAAGCCAAAATTTGCGTGGTGGGCATCGGCGGTGGGGGCGGCAATGCCATTAACAACATGTTAGAGCGAGGCATTCGTGGGGTAGACTTTATTGCGATTAATACCGATGCCCAAGCCCTGGCAGCCAACCAAGCTCCCATCAAGATTCAAGTAGGGCGTAACTTGACCAAAGGCTTGGGCGCAGGTGCGCGCCCAGCGGTTGGGGCTCAAGCTGTTGAAGAAAGCCGCGACGAGATCGAGCAGGCGCTAAAGGGCTATGATATGGTCTTTATCACGGCAGGGATGGGAGGCGGTACCGGTACGGGAGGGGCTCCGGTGGTCGCTGCCATTACGCGCAAGCTGGGTATTCTAACAGTGGCCGTTGTGACCAAGCCCTTTGAATGCGAAGGGGCTAAGCGCATGAAGGCAGCGCTCGACGGCATTGCCTTGCTGAAAGAAAACGTTGATACGCTTATTGTCATCCCTAACGAGCGCTTGCTGGACATCTCCGACGAAAAGACCACGCTCCTAGAGGCGTTTGCAAAAGCAGACGAAGTGCTTTACAACGCCGTGCGTGGTATTAGCGACCTGATCACTACCCATGGCCTTATCAACCTGGACTTTGCAGACGTCAAGACTACCATGCAAAACGGAGGTACAGCTATCATGGGTTCTGCCGTGGCCTCTGGAGAAAACCGGGCCGAAAAGGCAGCGATTGCAGCTATTTCTAGCCCGCTTCTCGACGGGCTTTCTATTTCAGGGGCCCGGAACGTGCTGGTCAACATCACGGCTGGCCCCTCATTAGGCATTCACGAAGCCACAAAGGCGGTTCGTATTATTCAGCAGGAAGCAGGGGAAGACGTGGAAGTGATTTTCGGCACAGTGATCGATCACAGTATGGGCGACGAGCTGCGTGTGACGGTCATTGCCACGGGTTTCGATCGCGAGCGTCGAACAGAAACCGTCGGGCGGCGCCGAACAGTCCCGCTAGAGCCCGAAGAGCCTTATGTAAACTACAAAGGCGAAGAAAACCTGAAACGGCTCGATACCCCTGCTTTTGAGCGGCGCACCCTCCCCCCGATGACAGACACGGAACGACCGGGAAATATCCGCCGGCTGCATGCCGACGAGCTCAAGGAGCGCAGCCGCAAGGACGGTATGGATACACCGGCTTTTTTACGCAAAATGATGGACTAA
- the ftsA gene encoding cell division protein FtsA, translating into MNERIVVGVDIGTTKVCAVVAAADEMHRVNILGVGVAESDGLNRGVVVNIDKTVASLRAAVSEAERAAGIQVRNVIVGIAGDHIQSFQSRGVITISNREGEITQRDVERLLEDTTHVALPADREILHVIPQEFIVDGQDGVADPVGMSGIRLEANVHIITGLVSAARNIYRCVEKAGYEVADLVLEPLASSFAVLHPDEKEIGVALIDIGGGTTDIAVFEDHTIRHTGVIAVAGNKVTDDIRKGLGIMRDQAERLKCRFGVALVDLIEEDEEITIPGIGGRPEKRISRTTLAQIIQPRMEEILEIAAIEIKRSGYARHLAAGAVLTGGGALIPGTVELAADVLGMEARLGAPMGLSGGMVAEVSDPKFSTAVGLVLYGLRPELIGTPGLSSEVQARSVGEAIPGETLLRKIASRMKAWFDEL; encoded by the coding sequence ATGAACGAGCGGATTGTCGTAGGCGTCGATATCGGCACCACAAAGGTGTGTGCCGTAGTCGCTGCGGCCGATGAAATGCATCGGGTCAACATTTTAGGTGTAGGAGTGGCCGAATCGGACGGCCTAAACCGGGGCGTGGTGGTCAATATCGACAAAACCGTGGCTTCACTCCGAGCTGCTGTCAGTGAGGCTGAACGGGCCGCAGGCATTCAGGTACGCAACGTTATTGTAGGAATTGCGGGGGATCATATCCAAAGCTTTCAAAGTCGCGGAGTGATCACCATCTCTAACCGTGAGGGCGAGATCACCCAGCGTGATGTAGAACGGTTGCTTGAGGACACCACGCATGTGGCCTTGCCGGCCGATCGCGAAATCCTGCACGTAATTCCTCAGGAATTTATTGTGGATGGACAGGACGGGGTAGCCGATCCCGTAGGGATGAGCGGCATTCGCTTGGAAGCCAACGTGCACATCATCACCGGCCTGGTTTCGGCAGCCCGCAACATTTATCGGTGCGTGGAAAAGGCGGGCTACGAGGTAGCCGATTTGGTGCTCGAGCCGTTGGCCTCTTCGTTTGCCGTGTTGCATCCGGATGAGAAAGAAATTGGCGTTGCCCTAATCGACATTGGCGGTGGCACAACCGATATCGCTGTTTTTGAAGACCATACCATCCGGCATACCGGAGTGATTGCGGTGGCCGGCAACAAGGTAACCGATGACATCCGCAAAGGATTGGGCATCATGCGCGATCAGGCCGAGCGGCTCAAGTGTCGCTTTGGCGTGGCGCTCGTTGACCTTATTGAGGAGGATGAGGAGATTACGATCCCTGGCATTGGTGGACGTCCAGAAAAGCGCATTAGCCGCACGACCTTAGCGCAAATTATCCAGCCGCGGATGGAAGAAATTTTAGAAATTGCAGCCATTGAAATTAAACGCAGTGGGTATGCCCGGCATTTAGCTGCTGGAGCGGTGCTGACGGGTGGAGGAGCCCTAATTCCAGGCACAGTCGAATTGGCTGCCGATGTGTTGGGTATGGAGGCGCGTTTGGGTGCCCCTATGGGTCTGTCGGGTGGGATGGTGGCCGAGGTGAGTGATCCGAAGTTTTCTACGGCTGTTGGCTTGGTGCTCTACGGCCTGCGGCCTGAATTGATCGGTACGCCGGGGCTCAGCAGCGAGGTGCAAGCGCGTAGCGTTGGCGAAGCCATCCCGGGAGAAACCCTGCTGCGCAAAATTGCCAGCCGCATGAAAGCTTGGTTTGACGAACTTTGA
- a CDS encoding cell division protein FtsQ/DivIB, with protein MPPRKAQTARHASRPASRRWRLRHLWLGLPIGLVCLLAWLWLSSVRLARIEIKGARHADAELLQTLAAVDSGAVLFRLDPELIADRVARHPWVRKASVTRLPTGTLLIHVEERVPVVLQMDAAGRPMRYLDAEGYGMPLGKEPAIDVPLLHGVQGPVHPMRPLQDERVRALLRALATMPDPERALISEIVYTPAREFWLYTTPAAGQGSIPVRLGQEEFGKRLRTLAAFWQQAVLTQPGKMFLFIDLRFNGQVVVHERLRS; from the coding sequence ATGCCGCCTCGTAAGGCCCAAACTGCACGACATGCCTCCCGGCCAGCGTCGCGACGTTGGCGCCTCCGGCACCTTTGGCTGGGGCTGCCGATAGGTTTGGTGTGCCTATTGGCCTGGCTATGGCTCAGTAGTGTGCGGCTAGCACGCATTGAAATCAAGGGCGCACGCCATGCCGATGCCGAGCTGCTGCAAACGCTGGCAGCGGTGGATTCGGGTGCTGTGCTGTTCAGGCTGGATCCTGAACTGATTGCCGACCGCGTCGCGCGCCACCCATGGGTACGCAAAGCGTCGGTAACGCGATTGCCTACAGGAACCCTCCTGATCCACGTGGAGGAACGCGTGCCGGTAGTGTTGCAGATGGATGCTGCAGGGCGACCGATGCGTTATCTAGACGCCGAGGGATATGGCATGCCGCTAGGCAAGGAGCCAGCCATCGACGTGCCCCTGCTGCATGGGGTGCAAGGTCCAGTGCATCCTATGCGTCCCTTGCAGGACGAGCGTGTGCGGGCGCTTTTACGTGCACTGGCTACCATGCCAGATCCAGAACGCGCCTTGATATCCGAGATTGTTTATACGCCAGCACGTGAATTCTGGCTGTATACAACACCGGCCGCGGGTCAAGGCAGCATCCCGGTCCGCCTAGGGCAGGAGGAGTTTGGCAAGCGCTTGCGCACCCTTGCCGCCTTTTGGCAGCAGGCTGTTTTAACCCAACCAGGCAAGATGTTTTTGTTTATAGATTTGCGATTTAATGGCCAGGTGGTCGTGCATGAACGCCTGCGTTCCTAA
- the murC gene encoding UDP-N-acetylmuramate--L-alanine ligase encodes MFGRVRHVHMVGIGGIGMSSIAEILLLRGFRVTGSDLKRSEITDRLEQLGATVYEGHRPEHIEGADVVVYSSAVRPQDNPETLEALRRRIPLIPRAEMLGELMRMKLGIGVAGTHGKTTTTSMVGLVVAEGGFDPTIIVGGKVTAFDSNAVAGEGDLIVIEADEYDRTFLRLTPTWAVVTSIEAEHLDIYRDLDDLLEAFRQFASSVPFFGAAILCLDDPNVQALMGKLDRRIRTYGLARQAEVRAENVRFEGFGSSFEVMVEGVSLGEMHLQVPGLHNVRNALAAVTVGLELDIPFARIRAGLERFTGVRRRFERLGEVQGILVIDDYAHHPTEIRVTLEAATTAMPDRRLVAVFQPHLYSRTRDFQEAFARAFVDADVLVVTEIYGAREAPIPGVSGALIADLARRFGHRDVHYVPELTQLPRYLQEHVLRPGDAVLFLGAGDIWRAARALLETLPHWAWPKSQSISPSHAAS; translated from the coding sequence TTGTTTGGGCGCGTGCGCCACGTGCATATGGTAGGTATTGGAGGGATTGGCATGAGCTCGATTGCCGAGATCCTCTTGCTTCGAGGATTTCGCGTGACCGGCTCGGACCTTAAGCGCAGTGAAATTACCGATCGCCTGGAGCAGCTTGGGGCCACGGTCTATGAAGGCCATCGGCCAGAGCACATTGAAGGGGCTGATGTGGTCGTCTATTCCTCGGCCGTGCGTCCCCAGGACAATCCGGAGACCCTCGAGGCGCTGCGGCGCCGCATCCCGCTCATCCCGCGGGCCGAAATGCTGGGCGAACTGATGCGGATGAAGCTCGGCATTGGCGTTGCCGGCACGCATGGCAAAACCACCACCACATCGATGGTCGGGCTGGTTGTGGCCGAAGGTGGTTTTGACCCGACCATCATCGTGGGTGGAAAGGTAACGGCCTTTGACTCCAATGCTGTTGCAGGTGAAGGTGACCTTATCGTCATTGAAGCGGATGAATACGACCGTACCTTTTTGCGGCTGACGCCCACCTGGGCTGTGGTTACCAGCATTGAAGCTGAGCACCTGGACATCTATCGGGATCTGGACGATCTGCTTGAGGCTTTCCGCCAGTTTGCTTCCAGCGTACCCTTTTTTGGTGCCGCGATTCTTTGCTTGGATGACCCTAACGTGCAGGCATTGATGGGGAAGCTGGACCGACGCATACGGACCTATGGATTGGCCCGGCAAGCCGAAGTGCGGGCGGAAAACGTTCGTTTTGAAGGCTTTGGATCTTCGTTCGAGGTGATGGTCGAAGGTGTGTCGCTAGGCGAGATGCACCTTCAAGTTCCAGGATTGCATAACGTGCGCAATGCGCTGGCGGCGGTCACCGTGGGGCTTGAGCTGGACATTCCGTTTGCGCGCATTCGGGCAGGTCTGGAGCGTTTTACCGGTGTACGTCGACGCTTTGAGCGGTTGGGTGAAGTGCAGGGCATTTTGGTGATCGACGACTACGCCCATCACCCAACGGAAATCCGGGTTACGCTAGAGGCTGCAACCACCGCCATGCCTGATCGGCGGCTTGTGGCGGTGTTTCAGCCGCACCTGTACTCGCGCACGCGGGATTTTCAAGAAGCGTTTGCACGGGCATTTGTGGATGCCGACGTGCTCGTGGTAACCGAAATCTACGGAGCGCGGGAAGCGCCTATTCCAGGTGTCAGTGGCGCATTGATTGCCGATTTGGCACGGCGCTTCGGGCATCGCGATGTGCACTACGTGCCCGAGCTAACGCAGCTCCCCCGCTATCTTCAAGAGCACGTGTTGCGACCTGGAGATGCTGTGCTGTTTTTAGGTGCGGGGGATATCTGGCGTGCAGCCCGAGCACTTTTGGAGACCCTACCCCACTGGGCGTGGCCAAAATCTCAATCGATATCTCCAAGCCATGCCGCCTCGTAA
- the murG gene encoding undecaprenyldiphospho-muramoylpentapeptide beta-N-acetylglucosaminyltransferase — translation MTTLLRTPSVWVPKRAAVKVAPRVLFAGGGTGGHVYPALAIADALRAQRPDAVIAFAGTQARLEWTAVPAAGYPIHSITAAALPRRPTPQMLRLPWQLMRGLYESLQLVRAFDPDVVVGTGGYVSGPVLLAAHLLRRPLVLQEQNAYPGITNRILGRWAVRVFVAFPEAQAYFPAERCVLSGNPVRATLGQVSRAEARRRLKLPLEARVLLVFGGSLGSTVLNEAVVRALPAWLQDARFYVLWQAGPRHYKALHERLEPLPDRVHLWPYIDDMAAAYAAADLVVCRAGALTCSELMVTGTPAILVPATRVAADHQTRNAESMAHAGAALHLPETVLNEQLQAVVQALMADSARRATMAEAARRMARPHAATTIAAEVLRWAATRRARPARRDYD, via the coding sequence ATGACCACGCTGCTGCGTACACCGAGCGTTTGGGTGCCAAAGCGGGCTGCCGTTAAGGTGGCACCGCGCGTGTTGTTTGCGGGTGGAGGTACAGGGGGACATGTTTACCCTGCGCTGGCGATTGCCGATGCGCTTCGCGCCCAACGTCCTGATGCCGTCATTGCCTTTGCCGGTACCCAAGCCCGTTTAGAGTGGACCGCCGTACCTGCGGCTGGCTATCCAATCCATTCGATTACGGCCGCGGCTTTGCCGCGCCGACCCACGCCCCAGATGCTGCGCCTGCCTTGGCAGCTCATGCGTGGCCTCTACGAAAGCCTGCAACTTGTTCGGGCCTTCGATCCTGATGTGGTTGTAGGCACCGGTGGTTATGTATCTGGTCCAGTACTACTGGCGGCGCATTTGCTGCGGCGACCTTTAGTACTTCAAGAGCAAAACGCGTATCCAGGAATCACCAACCGGATCTTAGGGCGCTGGGCAGTACGCGTATTTGTGGCGTTCCCAGAGGCGCAAGCCTATTTCCCAGCTGAGCGTTGCGTGCTCAGCGGTAATCCCGTGCGGGCTACGCTAGGGCAAGTGTCGCGAGCTGAAGCCAGGCGCCGGTTAAAGCTGCCTCTAGAGGCACGCGTGCTGCTCGTGTTTGGCGGATCCCTGGGCAGCACGGTGCTAAACGAAGCCGTAGTTCGGGCGCTTCCGGCCTGGCTGCAAGATGCAAGGTTTTATGTGCTTTGGCAGGCAGGTCCGCGGCATTATAAGGCGCTTCACGAGCGTCTAGAGCCGCTTCCTGATCGGGTGCATCTATGGCCTTACATCGACGATATGGCAGCGGCCTATGCTGCAGCTGACCTGGTTGTGTGTCGCGCTGGGGCTTTAACCTGCAGTGAACTCATGGTGACGGGCACGCCAGCTATTCTGGTCCCCGCCACCCGGGTGGCCGCCGATCATCAGACGCGAAATGCCGAAAGCATGGCCCATGCTGGAGCAGCACTTCATCTGCCTGAAACAGTGCTGAACGAGCAGCTGCAGGCGGTAGTCCAGGCTTTGATGGCCGATTCGGCGCGGCGGGCTACAATGGCCGAGGCGGCCCGCCGTATGGCGCGTCCCCATGCAGCAACAACCATTGCTGCTGAAGTGCTTCGCTGGGCTGCAACGCGGCGGGCACGTCCCGCTAGGAGGGACTATGACTGA
- a CDS encoding FtsW/RodA/SpoVE family cell cycle protein: protein MATFVASRKRRKTAPAPAKPGVDRYIQLVVGALLAFGVVAVYSAVSFLAETKAGGDPDRLLLRHLVRVGLAVGAMWVVARIDYRRLARWSLPLLMGSLGLLLVVQVAGVAFGGATRWLRIGSVVFQPSELAELALLLHVAVLLTRKQAYITSFDRGFLPLLFWILVTAVLIGIENLSTAALLTAGTLLMCFVGRVRVLHLGGLAATGVVLAVLLLLSSPQRAARIEAFWGVKLFPHTQAEEVFDPQGEGYQARQARIALAMGGLTGVGPGKSVQRDFLPAPYNDFIFAIVAEEYGFIGALGLLAALAVLLLRGFLRIARHAPDPLGFFLAFGATTLLVLQGWVHAAVNCGLLPVTGLPFPFVSYGGSSLVANGVLAGLLLSVSRRIVLQTEKGEVG, encoded by the coding sequence ATGGCTACGTTTGTCGCATCGCGGAAGCGTCGGAAAACAGCGCCGGCGCCAGCTAAACCTGGCGTCGACCGCTACATCCAGCTTGTTGTGGGGGCGCTCCTGGCTTTCGGGGTGGTTGCCGTCTACAGCGCCGTATCGTTTCTGGCCGAAACGAAAGCTGGAGGCGATCCGGATCGACTGCTGCTGCGCCATCTGGTGCGGGTTGGGTTGGCAGTAGGGGCCATGTGGGTTGTGGCCCGCATCGATTACCGGCGGTTAGCGCGCTGGAGCCTTCCCTTGCTGATGGGGTCTTTGGGTTTGCTGCTGGTGGTGCAGGTGGCGGGTGTGGCTTTTGGTGGAGCTACGCGTTGGCTGCGCATTGGCTCGGTAGTTTTTCAGCCCTCTGAGCTGGCCGAGCTGGCGCTGCTGTTGCACGTTGCGGTACTTTTGACGCGTAAGCAGGCCTACATCACCTCATTTGACCGAGGCTTTCTGCCGCTTTTGTTCTGGATCCTCGTAACAGCGGTTTTGATTGGCATCGAAAACCTTTCCACCGCTGCGCTGTTGACGGCCGGAACGTTGCTGATGTGTTTTGTGGGTCGGGTACGAGTGCTGCATTTAGGGGGGCTAGCGGCTACGGGAGTGGTGCTAGCGGTGCTACTTTTGCTGAGCTCGCCGCAACGGGCTGCACGCATCGAGGCATTTTGGGGCGTGAAGCTGTTCCCTCACACGCAGGCCGAAGAAGTGTTCGACCCCCAAGGGGAAGGCTATCAGGCCCGTCAAGCACGTATTGCACTCGCTATGGGTGGACTTACGGGCGTGGGGCCGGGCAAAAGTGTACAACGAGACTTTCTGCCAGCGCCCTATAACGACTTCATTTTTGCTATTGTGGCCGAAGAATACGGCTTTATTGGCGCTTTAGGCTTACTGGCCGCACTTGCGGTCTTATTGCTTCGGGGATTTTTGCGTATTGCCCGACATGCGCCAGATCCTCTAGGATTTTTCCTGGCTTTTGGGGCTACAACGCTTTTAGTGCTGCAGGGATGGGTGCATGCCGCTGTAAATTGTGGTTTACTACCGGTAACGGGGCTGCCGTTTCCGTTTGTCTCTTATGGGGGGTCGTCCCTTGTGGCCAACGGCGTGCTGGCCGGACTCCTTTTGAGCGTCTCCCGGCGGATCGTTCTGCAAACGGAAAAAGGAGAGGTTGGATGA
- the murD gene encoding UDP-N-acetylmuramoyl-L-alanine--D-glutamate ligase, protein MRPEALYKKRVTVVGGARSGLAVARLLRKAGAQVFLTEQKAAAAGLEAMLDALGVRYEFGGHTVRALEADLMVVSPGVPSTIPLVVQALRTGIPVYSEIEVASWFCQAPIVAVTGTNGKTTTTSLIGHIFRQSGRRTIVAGNIGYPFSDYVLDTTPDDVVVLEVSSFQLDHVATFRPRVSVLLNLTPDHLDRYNYSFNEYAQSKFRIFANQCDQDVLVYNHDDVLIRSAAERAHQKRGLRILGFSQKEELSAGAFVREGYLVFRIDKQEEVLMHADKLALRGRHNLYNSLAAAVAARVMEVRNDVVRESLASFEGVPHRLEFVRELDGVRYINDSKATNVNAVWYALESFSCPIVLIAGGRDKGNDYTVLKPLVAEKVRALVAIGESADKLMAELGPLVPHAVKAQSMEEAIRYARLFAEPGDVVLLSPACASFDMFENYEERGDTFRRLVMSL, encoded by the coding sequence ATGCGTCCAGAAGCCTTATATAAAAAGCGTGTGACGGTAGTCGGGGGGGCGCGTAGTGGTTTAGCGGTAGCGCGGCTGCTGCGCAAGGCCGGAGCGCAGGTGTTTCTTACCGAGCAAAAGGCAGCGGCAGCAGGCCTTGAGGCTATGCTCGATGCGTTAGGCGTGCGCTACGAGTTTGGGGGCCACACGGTTCGCGCCTTAGAGGCCGATTTGATGGTGGTAAGTCCAGGAGTTCCTTCGACGATTCCTTTGGTTGTGCAGGCCCTACGGACGGGCATCCCGGTGTATTCCGAAATCGAAGTGGCCTCCTGGTTTTGCCAAGCACCGATAGTTGCCGTAACCGGCACCAACGGCAAAACCACAACCACAAGCCTTATTGGCCATATCTTTCGGCAGTCTGGGCGGCGGACGATTGTGGCCGGTAATATTGGATATCCGTTTTCCGATTACGTGCTCGATACGACACCCGACGATGTCGTAGTGCTCGAAGTCTCTAGCTTCCAGCTCGACCACGTGGCGACGTTTCGGCCGCGCGTGAGCGTGCTGCTCAACCTGACCCCCGACCACCTCGATCGCTACAACTACAGCTTTAACGAATATGCACAGAGCAAATTCCGCATTTTTGCGAACCAGTGTGACCAAGACGTGCTGGTCTATAACCACGACGACGTCCTGATCCGGTCGGCAGCAGAGCGCGCGCACCAAAAACGCGGGCTCCGAATCCTGGGCTTTAGCCAAAAAGAAGAGCTCTCAGCAGGAGCCTTTGTGCGCGAAGGGTACCTGGTTTTTCGGATTGACAAGCAGGAGGAAGTCCTTATGCATGCGGACAAACTGGCCTTGCGTGGGCGACATAACCTGTACAACTCGCTTGCGGCCGCTGTAGCAGCCCGGGTAATGGAAGTGCGCAACGATGTAGTGCGCGAAAGCTTGGCAAGCTTCGAAGGGGTGCCGCATCGGTTGGAGTTTGTACGCGAGCTTGATGGGGTGCGCTATATCAACGACTCGAAGGCCACCAATGTCAACGCGGTTTGGTATGCGCTTGAAAGCTTCTCCTGCCCTATTGTGCTGATCGCTGGCGGGCGGGACAAAGGAAACGACTACACGGTGCTCAAGCCGTTGGTAGCCGAGAAAGTCCGAGCTTTGGTGGCTATTGGGGAGAGTGCCGACAAGTTGATGGCGGAGCTAGGACCCCTAGTACCCCATGCGGTCAAGGCCCAAAGCATGGAAGAAGCGATCCGCTATGCCCGTTTGTTTGCCGAGCCTGGCGACGTTGTGCTGCTTAGCCCGGCTTGTGCCTCGTTTGACATGTTTGAAAACTACGAAGAGCGTGGCGATACGTTTCGCCGCTTGGTAATGAGCTTGTAG
- the mraY gene encoding phospho-N-acetylmuramoyl-pentapeptide-transferase → MLYYLLQYLEATFEPPGFQVFRFITVRAALAALTALALSLFLGRRIIRWLKRKQLGEHVRDDVPISHAHKAGTPTMGGLIILLALLGSVLLWGAIAEVYVWLALLATAWMGLFGLVDDYIKTVKRDKRGLTPRIKLAGQVSLGLIVGSVLYFHPQFAEIHTITYVPFLKDKVFDYYFFGEKLSVDIGWLVYLPVAIFIVTAVSNAVNITDGLDGLAAGTTAFVAAGLMVFAYISGNAILADFLDDLYLPGAGELTVFAAAMAAACLGFLWYNGYPAQVFMGDTGALALGAAVGTLALMVKKELLLPLLGAVYFIEALSVILQTTYFKYTRWRTGQGRRVFRIAPLHHHFEAMGLHESKIVIRFWIVTALTVLATLLTLRIR, encoded by the coding sequence ATGCTCTACTATTTACTCCAATACCTAGAAGCTACGTTTGAGCCCCCTGGCTTTCAGGTGTTTCGGTTTATCACCGTACGGGCAGCTTTGGCAGCGCTGACGGCGCTGGCGCTTTCGCTGTTTTTAGGACGGCGGATTATTCGCTGGCTGAAACGAAAGCAATTAGGGGAGCATGTGCGAGACGACGTGCCCATCAGCCATGCCCACAAAGCCGGTACGCCAACAATGGGCGGCCTGATCATCTTGCTGGCTTTGCTTGGGTCGGTGCTGCTCTGGGGAGCAATTGCCGAGGTGTACGTCTGGTTGGCGCTGCTGGCAACGGCCTGGATGGGGCTTTTCGGTCTTGTAGACGACTATATCAAAACCGTCAAACGGGACAAACGTGGCCTTACGCCCCGCATCAAGCTGGCCGGCCAGGTCAGCCTTGGTCTTATTGTGGGCAGCGTGCTGTATTTCCATCCCCAGTTTGCCGAGATCCACACGATCACCTACGTCCCCTTTCTAAAAGACAAGGTTTTTGATTACTACTTCTTTGGCGAAAAGCTGTCCGTCGATATAGGCTGGCTCGTTTATCTACCGGTGGCCATTTTTATTGTGACGGCGGTTTCGAATGCGGTCAATATTACCGATGGGCTTGATGGTCTGGCAGCGGGTACGACCGCTTTTGTCGCTGCCGGGCTTATGGTGTTTGCCTATATCTCCGGCAATGCCATTTTAGCCGACTTTCTTGACGACCTGTATCTGCCTGGCGCAGGTGAGCTGACCGTGTTTGCTGCGGCAATGGCTGCGGCCTGTCTGGGGTTTCTGTGGTACAACGGCTATCCAGCTCAGGTGTTTATGGGCGACACAGGTGCACTGGCATTGGGTGCTGCTGTGGGTACGCTGGCGCTTATGGTAAAAAAAGAATTATTGCTCCCCTTGTTGGGGGCAGTCTATTTCATAGAGGCGCTTTCGGTGATCCTTCAGACAACGTATTTCAAATATACGCGGTGGCGTACGGGCCAAGGCCGACGCGTGTTTCGGATTGCGCCGTTGCACCACCACTTTGAGGCCATGGGGCTACACGAATCGAAAATCGTTATTCGGTTTTGGATTGTGACAGCGTTGACTGTGCTAGCCACACTGTTGACGCTTCGTATCCGATAA